The genomic stretch GGTTCCATCTACGGCTTCAGTGTCATGGAGAAGACCGGACTTCCCAGCGGGACCGTCTATCCTGCCCTGCGACGGCTCGAACGCGATAACCTCATCCGCTCCGAGTGGGAGAAGCAGTCCGTCGCCGACAAGGAGCTTCGCCCGCCGCGCAAGTACTACCACCTCACCAAAACAGGCCGCGCCACACTGGAGGCCTCACAGCGTCGCTACCCGCTGCTAGCAAAACTCTTCGCGTCGCCCGAAGAGGAGCACGTATGAGCCTAGTGCGCGCACCCTTC from Edaphobacter bradus encodes the following:
- a CDS encoding PadR family transcriptional regulator, which translates into the protein MAAEAKLSHTAAMILHAIHAGSIYGFSVMEKTGLPSGTVYPALRRLERDNLIRSEWEKQSVADKELRPPRKYYHLTKTGRATLEASQRRYPLLAKLFASPEEEHV